From Impatiens glandulifera chromosome 7, dImpGla2.1, whole genome shotgun sequence:
CTCATATTTTCAGTTAATCTTTAATGGGTTTCTTCGAAGGAAAGCATTTTCTTATCCACGTTGTTCCTTATCTACAACAATGGCAGCTGGAAGATCCGTCTGTATTGTCACCGGTGTAAGTCCATCAAATAATCTTATCTgggtttatttgattataattatgaaaacaaaTTAGACATTGAGTTGACAAATCTGTACTTCTTTTAAAGGCAACATCTGGTTTGGGAGCTCAAGCTGCTTATGCACTTTCGAAAGAGGGATTCTTTGTTATTCTAGGTATTCTTATGTTTCACATTAAGTTTAAAACTATAGTTGAATTTCCCATAAATGTTATTGTCTTTGTTTCTATGTGCAGTTGGAAGATCTTCGAATCAACTGTCAAAGGTATAGTGATTTCCTTCCTTCATTGTGTTACCTTTCTTATAatgttaatgattttttttattcaggtGGTTGAAGACATTAGAATGCAGAATGAAAGTGCTCTTTTGAAAGCTTTTGAGGTAGATATGTCGTCCTTCCCATCCATAATGAAGTTTAAAGCCTCCCTTGAGAAATGGCTTTTGGATTCCAACTTGCATTCTTCAGTTCAACTACTGATCAACAATGCAGGGATTCTAGCAACGTCATCTAGATCCACAGTTGAAGGCTATGATCAGTTATAAACAATAATTCTTTCGATTTATATCTAATTTCAGATGCTATGTATGATCAGTAatcaaatgtatattttttatttcttacagAATGATGGCTACTAACTACATTGGTTCATTTTGCCTTACCAAGGTCCTACAACCGCTTCTTCAAAACAGCTTAATTCCTTCACGGGTTGTTAATGTTACTTCTTTTACACATCGAAATGGTGAACTTTCTTCACTATCCTTACTTAGTGAAtgaatctttttaatttttaaacagtTTGATGAACCTTGCTCTGTCTGTCGTAGCTGACTTACAGGTTGTTGACAAAGAGAGTGTTTGCGGACGAATGTTCTCAAAATCTAGAAGATATCCTTATGCACAGATATACGAGTTCTCCAAGTGTAagcagttttatttatttacttacatTAATGTTGTTGaccataatttttaaattaaagtttccATTTGTCAGTGTGTATATTACTCTTCTCCTACGAGCTGCATCAGCAGTTTAATGCAATGGAAAATTCTCATCAAATCTCTGTTATGTAAGTAACTAAATATGTGGATTTCATTCTTAAATACATGGTACTTAAAATGAGGTTCATTTGTGTAATTTTTTGTCTGTTTTGGGAAAATGAAGTGCTGCTGATCCTGGGGTAGTTAGAACAAGAATCATGCGAGAGATTCCAAAATTTCTGTCGTGTACAGCTTTCAGTGTTTTAAAGCTTCTTGGACTTCTGCAGTCGCCTGAAATTGGAATCCACTCGATTATCGATGCTGCACTAGCACCTCCAGTAAGTAAACCATGGTTTGCATCCATTCTCTTCTGAATAAacccttatatatatatctcattTACAGGAAATATCTGGGGCATATTTTTTCGGGGGCAAGGGTAGGACAATAGACTCTTCTACCCTTTCATACAATGCAGCATTGGGGAAGAAACTCTGGGCTACATCTAATGACATATTTATGGAGTTGCAGCAGCACAATAATGTCAATGGCTTATGATCTGTTTATCCAATGTACACACtctaaaacttaattaattttgcaGTTTCTTTATTGGTTTACCTGTAAGATTACATACTTCAATACAATAGTTATATATACACCCTTTTAGGATACTAAATTCATTTTACTGGCTTAAACAACTCGTATCTTTTGCCTTGTATCATATAATGTTTTTTGTGCAATACTGATTAATGAGCTATTTACACCATTAAACAGAAGATTGCTGGTTCGAAGAATTTGAGAAAGCTAAAAGAATAAAAACCCGGAAATTGGAGAATCTAAGACAATGCAAAAACTAGGGAAGTTTCCTTCTGTGGGTCACTCCTTATACTGTAACCCAGCTAAGATACAAAGGAGTTAATTCATGTAGAGAAAATAACTTTAGTCAAAATCTTACCAACACAAATATTGAACATTCAAACACAAGCCTTGTTTCCTTGCTGCTTCTTGGGGGAGAAAGTAAAGCATAGAATAAGACTTATCCACACTCGAAATATATATCgctttatttgaaattgacaACTCGTATATTGTTCAGTATTCGGGTTTGATTATGTCAAATATACCATAAGATCAAACACAAATGCCTTAATTTCCAATTTGTAAAGTGAAAAAGTATGATCTTGTAATCTATGGG
This genomic window contains:
- the LOC124945281 gene encoding dehydrogenase/reductase SDR family member on chromosome X; the encoded protein is MVLNDLWEALSFVCTLQFWRMGVLWTISIIFSYFQLIFNGFLRRKAFSYPRCSLSTTMAAGRSVCIVTGATSGLGAQAAYALSKEGFFVILVGRSSNQLSKVVEDIRMQNESALLKAFEVDMSSFPSIMKFKASLEKWLLDSNLHSSVQLLINNAGILATSSRSTVEGYDQMMATNYIGSFCLTKVLQPLLQNSLIPSRVVNVTSFTHRNADLQVVDKESVCGRMFSKSRRYPYAQIYEFSKLCILLFSYELHQQFNAMENSHQISVIAADPGVVRTRIMREIPKFLSCTAFSVLKLLGLLQSPEIGIHSIIDAALAPPEISGAYFFGGKGRTIDSSTLSYNAALGKKLWATSNDIFMELQQHNNVNGL